In Prosthecobacter debontii, the sequence ATTGAGATCACCACCTTGCTGGGCACCGGCTACAAGGCTGGTCACGACGATGGCACCGATGCCGTAAACGGAGAACCAGAAGTGGTTGCGGATGAGGCGGACGGAGAGCCACTCACAACCGGTCAGACGAGGAACGATGTAGTAGATGGCACCAAAGACCGTCATGCTGAAGAAGCCGTAAACCGCCACGATCTGGAAACCATACCAGGCCTGGGTGAACTGAAGGGTGGCTCCAGTGGAGAAGTTGGAAAGCAGGGCCAGGATCGCACCGCTGACCGGGTAGAACAAAGCTCCGAAGAAAACGAAGCGCAGGGTCGGGCTGGAGGCCACGAGGTTATGCTTGCCCAGGGTGGTGAGGTGATGGTTCAGGCCCACGACACCGACAGGAATCAGGAGAAGCACGGCGGCTGCGGCACCCACAGCAGGCATCCAGGCAGGCAACGGGCCACCCATGTAATGCTGCATACCGGTCCAACCCCCGAGAACAGCCAGGAGCCAGAAACCGATCTGGGAGAGCTGGGAACTGGCAACAGGTTGGCCGGTGATTTTCGGAATGAAGTAGTAGGCAGCACCCAGAGCAACAGGGGTGAAGAACAGCAGAATCGCGGTGTGCACATACCAAGCGTTGATCCCAGCACCCAGAGCGCCAAGACCTGGCAGGCAGTGGAGGGACACATTGGCGGTGATGAAAATCCAAGGGAACCAGAAACAGGCTGCCAGGATATACCAGGAGCTGACCATGAAACCTTCAGGACGGAAGGAGCGGCCAAACATGAACACCATTGGCCAAGCGTAGGCGAGGAAGCTGATCAGAAGCACCGGCCAGACGAAGGCGGGCATTTCCAGCCATTCCATGGAGGTGCTGCGGCCCAGAAGGATGGCCAGCAGACCGACGGTCACGGCAATGTTCCAGAACACACCGGCCACATAGAGGACGCTCTTGCCAGTGCGGAGTTCCTGTCCGGAGCGGCGTGCCATGAGCCAGAGCATGACGCCGAGACCTGCCTGCACCCCCCAACCATAAACGAGGGCGTTGAGGTGAGTGGGCTGAAGGCGTCCGTATTGGAGAACGCTGCAAGCACCAAGGAAATCAGGAGCGAATTGCTTAATGGCTGCCAGAACGCCCAGGATGGTGGACGCCATGAGCCAGAAGGCCCCGTTGAGGAAGAGGAAGAGCACCGGGCCCTTAACCGACTTGTCGATCGCTGCGCGACGCAGGTTGTCGGCCTGGGTGTCCGGGGATGCTGAGGTGG encodes:
- a CDS encoding cbb3-type cytochrome c oxidase subunit I → MQTTSASPDTQADNLRRAAIDKSVKGPVLFLFLNGAFWLMASTILGVLAAIKQFAPDFLGACSVLQYGRLQPTHLNALVYGWGVQAGLGVMLWLMARRSGQELRTGKSVLYVAGVFWNIAVTVGLLAILLGRSTSMEWLEMPAFVWPVLLISFLAYAWPMVFMFGRSFRPEGFMVSSWYILAACFWFPWIFITANVSLHCLPGLGALGAGINAWYVHTAILLFFTPVALGAAYYFIPKITGQPVASSQLSQIGFWLLAVLGGWTGMQHYMGGPLPAWMPAVGAAAAVLLLIPVGVVGLNHHLTTLGKHNLVASSPTLRFVFFGALFYPVSGAILALLSNFSTGATLQFTQAWYGFQIVAVYGFFSMTVFGAIYYIVPRLTGCEWLSVRLIRNHFWFSVYGIGAIVVTSLVAGAQQGGDLNSPEMWDQDFMQLALNLRPYIIARAISWALITWSNVWFLIHLMLMVAGLGRRSSSPTLLEHDHEEALPHAAHA